A stretch of Henckelia pumila isolate YLH828 chromosome 4, ASM3356847v2, whole genome shotgun sequence DNA encodes these proteins:
- the LOC140864696 gene encoding protein ELC-like has product MEQYTQQFLNSVLSQRGPSALPYAEDMKWHIRQHLLYLTEAYPSLQPKTAVFNHNDGRTVNLLQADGTVPMSFQGVTYNIPVIIWLMETYPRHAPFVFVNPTRDMIIKRPHPFVSPNGVVSIPYIHSWVFPGSNLVELVRSLSHFFARDPPLYSQRKPSSPNLNPNLNSSYGSVNSSMGSTEARPSNPPKIYSPTPPPPYGVGRVMEDPAEVFKKNAINKLVEGFSGDIREMRKGREAEMEGLFSAQNVLRMREEELRKGLKEMQDEREGLEQQLQLVLMNTDVLNQWLRDNEGKLGCQDFSSGNVDEAFEQSDPLSKQMMDCTASDLAVEDTIYALDKAVQEGAVPFDQYLRNVRLLSREQFFHRATASKVRAVQMQAQVASMAARAPPQYVL; this is encoded by the coding sequence ATGGAGCAATACACGCAGCAATTCCTCAACAGCGTGCTGTCGCAGCGCGGCCCGTCGGCGCTGCCGTACGCGGAGGACATGAAGTGGCACATCCGGCAGCACTTGCTGTACCTCACGGAGGCGTACCCTTCGCTGCAACCGAAGACCGCCGTCTTCAACCACAACGACGGCCGCACAGTCAACCTTCTGCAAGCCGACGGCACCGTCCCGATGTCCTTCCAGGGCGTAACGTACAATATCCCCGTCATCATCTGGCTCATGGAGACGTACCCCCGTCACGCGCCTTTCGTCTTTGTGAATCCCACACGCGACATGATCATCAAGCGTCCCCACCCCTTCGTGTCGCCCAACGGCGTTGTTTCCATCCCCTACATCCATTCATGGGTCTTCCCTGGATCGAATTTGGTTGAATTGGTGAGGTCTTTGAGCCATTTCTTTGCTCGGGATCCGCCGCTTTACTCGCAGCGTAAGCCCTCAAGTCCCAATTTGAACCCTAATTTGAATTCCAGTTATGGTAGTGTAAATTCTTCAATGGGTTCGACGGAGGCACGGCCTTCGAACCCACCGAAGATTTACTCCCCAACTCCTCCGCCGCCGTATGGAGTTGGGAGAGTAATGGAGGATCCTGCCGAGGTTTTTAAGAAAAACGCCATAAACAAACTGGTGGAAGGTTTTAGTGGTGACATCAGAGAGATGAGGAAGGGAAGGGAAGCTGAAATGGAAGGCCTTTTTAGTGCTCAAAATGTGTTACGAATGCGCGAGGAAGAATTGAGGAAAGGGTTGAAGGAAATGCAGGATGAAAGAGAGGGATTGGAGCAGCAATTACAGTTGGTGTTGATGAATACTGATGTTTTGAACCAATGGTTACGTGATAATGAAGGAAAATTGGGCTGCCAAGATTTCAGTAGCGGAAATGTGGACGAAGCATTCGAGCAGTCTGATCCTCTGTCGAAGCAGATGATGGATTGCACAGCATCGGATTTGGCTGTGGAAGATACCATTTATGCATTGGATAAGGCGGTGCAAGAAGGGGCGGTGCCGTTTGATCAATACTTGAGAAATGTGAGGCTTTTATCGCGGGAGCAGTTCTTCCATCGAGCCACGGCTTCGAAAGTCAGGGCAGTTCAGATGCAGGCTCAGGTTGCTAGTATGGCTGCAAGGGCACCTCCCCAATATGTGTTGTGA
- the LOC140862823 gene encoding uncharacterized protein: MGDHVFLKVSPMKGMMRFGRRGKLNPRYIGPFEILERIGTLAYRLALPLSLAVVHNVLHVSMLRKYVSNPSHVLDFEPLQLTPELALEEMPVRVLAREERRLRTRSIPMVQVQWLNHSEEEATWDTEADMRTRSLELFGT; encoded by the coding sequence ATGGGAGATCATGTGTTCCTGAAGGTCTCGCCTATGAAAGGCATGATGCGTTTTGGTAGGAGAGGCAAGCTCAACCCGAGGTATATCGGTCCGTTCGAGATTTTGGAGAGgattggcacgttggcctaccgtttggcgTTACCACTGAGCCTTGCGGTAGTTCACAACGTGTTACACGTATCTATGCTTCGAAAGTATGTTTCTAATCCATCgcatgttttggatttcgagcctCTACAGCTTACGCCAGAGCTAGCACTTGAGGAAATGCCCGTTCGAGTTTTAGCTCGCGAGGAaaggaggcttaggacgcggtcTATTCCAATGGTCCaggtccagtggctgaatcattccgaggaggaagctacttgggataCCGAGGCCGACATGAGGACTCGTTCACTGGAGTTATTTGGTACGTAA